One window of the Tachypleus tridentatus isolate NWPU-2018 chromosome 10, ASM421037v1, whole genome shotgun sequence genome contains the following:
- the LOC143229943 gene encoding laminin subunit alpha-like: MKRDAATYTYMSLYFRTEEKNGLLAYVGNEIGTNKYLKNVNTDDYMALEIVDGKVVLTMDLGSGLDSTFSTTNVNDGQWHRAKVERTGKIGTLTVQTDAGEEGIKNDVSEIHIPGTFSVFNLNENASKLFVGGIPESAKIQKDVQTRTFTGCIEEVDFGETPVGLWNFVKAQNNFEGCVGRDKLVTLVTSNGLRFDGRGYAIMPGERHNFAREIIVILEFKTYAEEGLLFLVENGNNFFALELQEGRLYSKLKLDGDLVVLRSPNTYNNGSWHRVEAKRVGKDTLLSINSVEVDSGEASEVELQNTKDIYVGGYPGGHAHTEITNVNFEGCIQNLQIGTANEDLNKNKEALGVVPGCPATIARTVSFSDESPGYVAMGGTSTKSHLSKYAQLTFKFKTIEPDGLIFYAADEEQSSFLSIALADGHLVMKSHPGGEIRTTTSKKYNDKNWHYITATKTLHQLRLDIDDLYDFDQETSEKNEISITTPLYFGGVPQDYVIKPEAAASIKPFIGCIGDTTVNNQFQNFADSQDRPGSSLTSCPLADPDDVITEPPVVDYSTALPDHIQEKITEGQEIEGPDFESFTTLPPTTTLLTTLEPTVPYPTPYGLCKLPISPLSDPDITSEDGLRYGNSPWARNEFYVRTSTLLDESTFSLEFKTDLPDGVMFYVAGSDHIDFIALYLRNRKVFFAFDCGGGAGRSSTSENYNDGEWHSVKFSRRGRDGKLEVDGREVVQVKSHGSPNSLNVRAPVYVGGLSEDTARKAKNNLEDVVTPFPGCMRNIRVEDEVLKKPKLTERVEPCSDKVEGGTYFPVSGSYIRLYDSYRVGQKVAIRIDIKPRHNSGIIVAVHSSYDFMLLQMVEGKVMFSVENGAGIISVTFEPINGNSYWLCDGFWHNIQAVKTKNVVTLSIDGHSSTPGIGQAGVSSTDTKDPLYVGGVPDPTGLRGMNTMQNFVGCMRYVELNGVIQKLVDGRAFGNVTLNSCPTI, encoded by the exons ATGAAACGCGATGCTGCCACCTATACCTACATGTCTTTGTATTTCCGTACTGAAGAGAAGAATGGACTACTGGCATATGTTGGGAATGAAATTGGAACTAATAAGTATCTGAAAAACGTAAATACG GATGATTATATGGCTTTGGAGATTGTTGATGGCAAAGTTGTTTTGACTATGGATTTAGGATCAGGCTTGGACAGCACGTTTAGCACTACAAATGTTAATGATGGACAGTGGCATCGAGCCAAAGTTGAGAG AACGGGCAAGATAGGAACTCTTACTGTCCAAACAGATGCAGGGGAGGAAGGTATTAAAAATGATGTGTCAGAAATACATATTCCAGGGACTTTCAGCGTCTTTAACCTGAATGAGAATGCATCAAAGTTATTTGTTGGAGGTATACCAGAATCTGCTAAG attcaaaaAGATGTTCAGACCAGGACATTTACTGGATGTATTGAAGAGGTTGATTTTGGAGAGACACCTGTAGGTCTCTGGAATTTTGTAAAAGCCCAAAATAACTTTGAAGGTTGTGTGGGGAGAGACAAACTTGTTACACTTGTTACCTCCAATGGGCTGAGATTTGATGGTAGAGGCTATGCTATCATGCCTGGAGAACGGCACAATTTTGCTCgagaaataatagtaatattagagTTTAAAACTTATGCTGAAGAAGGATTACTCTTTCTTGTGGAAAATGGA AATAACTTTTTTGCTCTGGAGCTGCAAGAAGGACGTCTGTACTCCAAGCTTAAGCTGGACGGAGACCTAGTGGTACTTAGGTCACCAAACACTTACAACAATGGAAGCTGGCATAGAGTAGAAGCAAAGAGAGTTGGCAAAGACACACTACTCTCT attAACAGTGTTGAGGTAGATAGTGGTGAAGCTTCAGAAGTTGAACTACAAAACACTAAGGATATTTATGTTGGTGGTTACCCAGGAGGCCACGCTCACAC AGAAATCACCAATGTGAACTTTGAAGGTTGTATCCAGAATCTACAAATTGGAACAGCAAATGAAGACCTTAATAAGAACAAGGAAGCACTTGGAGTAGTCCCAGGATGTCCTGCTACT ATTGCTCGAACTGTTTCATTCTCTGATGAAAGTCCTGGTTATGTGGCCATGGGAGGGACAAGTACCAAAAGTCATCTTAGTAAATATGCTCagctaacatttaaatttaaaaccattGAACCTGATGGGTTAATTTTCTATGCAGCAGATGAAGAACAAAGCAGCTTCCTCTCTATAGCACTGGCTGATGGGCACTTGGTAATGAAGAGCCATCCTGGTGGTGAAATAAGAACAACAACCTCCAAGAAGTACAATGACAAAAACTGGCACTATATTACAGCAACAAAAACCTTACATCAGTTGAGACTAGATATTGATGACCTGTATGATTTTGACCAAGAAACATCAGAAAAGAATGAAATTTCCATTACAACACCCCTGTACTTTGGTGGAGTGCCTCAGGACTATGTCATAAAACCTGAAGCTGCAGCATCTATAAAACCATTTATTGGCTGTATAGGAGACACCACTGTTAACAACCAATTCCAGAATTTTGCAGACTCCCAAGATAGGCCAGGATCCTCATTAACCAGTTGCCCACTAGCTGATCCTGATGATGTGATTACAGAGCCACCTGTGGTAGACTACTCCACTGCTTTACCAGACCATATACAAG AAAAAATTACTGAAGGCCAGGAAATTGAAGGGCCTGATTTTGAAAGCTTTACTACTCTACCACCCACAACCACTTTGCTTACAACATTAGAGCCCACTGTCCCATATCCAACTCCTTACGGTTTATGTAAGCTACCTATTTCACCATTAAGTGACCCTGATATTACTTCAGAAGATGGACTGCGTTATGGTAATTCTCCATGGGCTAGAAACGAATTTTATGTACGTACAAGCACACTATTAGATGAGAGCACATTCTCGCTGGAATTTAAGACTGACCTTCCAGATGGAGTAATGTTTTATGTGGCTGGTTCTGATCACATTGACTTCATAGCTCTCTATCTTAGAAACAGGAAG GTGTTTTTTGCCTTTGATTGTGGTGGAGGAGCAGGAAGGTCATCGACAAGTGAGAATTATAATGATGGTGAGTGGCATTCTGTGAAGTTCTCTCGTCGTGGACGAGATGGAAAACTTGAAGTCGATGGCAGAGAAGTCGTACAAGTGAAGTCACATGGAAGTCCTAATTCTTTAAATGTTCGTGCTCCAGTGTATGTAGGGGGACTGTCGGAAGACACAGCAAGAAAAGCTAAAAACAATCTTGAA GATGTTGTGACTCCTTTCCCTGGCTGTATGAGAAATATCAGAGTTGAAGATGAAGTTCTGAAGAAGCCAAAACTAACAGAGAGAGTTGAACCTTGCTCTGATAAAGTTGAAGGTGGAACCTACTTCCCAGTTTCTGGAAGCTACATTCGTCTTT ATGACAGCTACAGAGTTGGACAAAAAGTTGCTATCCGTATAGATATCAAACCAAGGCATAATTCTGGTATTATAGTTGCTGTCCACAGTAGCTATGACTTCATGCTTCTACAGATGGTCGAGGGGAAGGTAATGTTCAGCGTAGAGAATGGAGCTGGTATCATCAGTGTCACCTTTGAGCCAATAAATGGAAACAGCTACTGGCTGTGTGATGGCTTCTGGCATAACATCCAAG CCGTGAAGACCAAGAATGTGGTTACGCTCAGCATTGATGGACATTCTAGTACTCCTGGTATTGGGCAGGCTGGTGTATCTTCAACCGACACCAAAGACCCCTTATACGTGGGTGGGGTACCTGACCCGACAGGGCTTCGAGGAATGAATACCATGCAGAACTTTGTAGGATGTATGCGCTACGTGGAGTTGAATGGTGTTATACAGAAACTTGTTGATGGCAGGGCATTTGGAAATGTGACTCTCAACTCCTGCCCAACCATTTAA